In the genome of Aspergillus luchuensis IFO 4308 DNA, chromosome 2, nearly complete sequence, one region contains:
- a CDS encoding mRNA-binding protein RRP12 (BUSCO:EOG092608AV;~COG:S;~EggNog:ENOG410PIGM;~InterPro:IPR016024,IPR012978;~PFAM:PF08161), whose amino-acid sequence MATLAEKLEKIKSPKLQNQHHTAVVLSAVEDTLRDQKADFSPTAYFAALLALLSQSISATQGIVNKDLATSVVYLLDLTTAYVPASILRAKFSQILTGLAPALSLPEVDAPLLRPSIGCLESLLVAQDVAAWNLPHTQIGPRRAIAGLLSLAVDHRPKVRKRAQDALVKVLKSPPPSPSLDHPAADMCAETAMRTLSDSITAAAKSKRGRHDSSGRDTHDPLVIHSLQLVKTLAVASGGWPSKKIEPLCELLMNASRSTNEFITMGAFEVFEVIFSSMADEFSSSKLPRLLEAITDLKPAQNDSQLLPPWIAVLSRGYDVSAQTSPEDTFEKLPALFNMVSGYLASPSSNIRVSASECLVSFLANCIPNSVIIEPSVYDEKTLEKIAKAAMDLLSVKYQAAWREVFNVCAALFDSFKWRSSPFLDDIVKTVGELRSNESFQGKKEADNVLGSAIEAMGPAAVLEILPLNIIEQKNGQPGRVWLLPVLRDNVTNTDLAHFRSEFVPLSEALYQKVMEFSAREKAVEVKIFETLVQQTWAILPGYCELPLDLTESFDQSFAELLSNVLYKQTDLRVDICRALQNLVESNQAILSVEADEDDLILQRRITKKAAEKNVAHLAGFASNLLAVLFNVYSQTLPHYRGYILQCINAYLSIAPEKELNETFERVTSMLESSVVSETETAKQGNQQTGSGDKMPPTSHTLIDLVIAMSIYLPRTSFANLFGIAAAILNGQTGDQQLIKKAYKLIPRLAQTETGSAALQERSSELQALILGTADKTPASARRDRMLAIYELITYLPTSDLHFIPSVLSEVVLGCKESNEKARTASFDLLIHLAKRTTDEEKNPAGTKIRNSLVPHMPNDAPDAPATIEEFFTMVSAGLAGSSPHMVAASVTALSRLFFDFHTQIQPTVRSDLVQTVELFLTSNNREIVRSVLGFVKVAVVVLPDEDLRARLSSLVPNLMVWSKEHKGRLRSKVKGILDRLIRRFGAAPIEELVGEADRKLVVNIRKLRERRKKKKNAEQDGEDDEENDEPAGQEEKSGRSYSNAFDKAVYDSDLDSDDDASEIDVDEEGVTHALKGRKGKRSNKQSEQYIREMSPEDNPLDLLAPDALANISTTKPSVRFLNTGPGSRKKRNAKVDSDGRLILGDDDEDVDMSAGLDNNAGESGINAYVQAVSGPDAVRRGQRGKLKMAQSQKKKGGDDMDVDDDNDNNASGPASRPGPGRRGLGMPKTHGPSGAGRIQKRMPMRGRPGRGGSRGGSRGGGRGGGFRVGGNRR is encoded by the exons ATGGCGACCCTGGCGGAGAAGCttgagaagatcaagtcTCCCAAGCTGCAGAACCAGCACCAT ACGGCTGTGGTGCTGTCTGCAGTGGAAGACACTCTTCGCGATCAAAAGGCCGACTTTTCTCCCACCGCCTATTTTGCTGCGCTGCTTGCGCTTTTGTCCCAGTCGATCTCCGCTACTCAAGGCATCGTCAACAAGGATTTGGCAACCTCCGTCGTTTATCTACTCGATCTCACTACCGCTTATGTCCCTGCCTCGATTCTCCGCGCCAAGTTCTCTCAGATTCTCACCGGTCTCGCCCCTGCCCTTTCCCTGCCAGAAGTTGATGCCCCGCTTCTTCGTCCCTCTATCGGATGTCTCGAGTCCCTCTTGGTCGCCCAGGATGTTGCAGCCTGGAACCTTCCTCACACACAGATCGGCCCGCGCCGTGCGATCGCTGGCCTGCTGAGTCTGGCCGTCGATCACCGTCCCAAGGTGCGGAAGCGTGCCCAGGACGCGTTGGTCAAGGTGCTCAAGTCGCCTCCTCCGAGTCCGTCCCTCGACCACCCGGCGGCCGATATGTGTGCGGAGACTGCTATGCGCACCTTGAGTGACAGCATCACGGCTGCAGCCAAGTCTAAGCGCGGTCGCCATGATTCCAGCGGCCGGGACACCCACGACCCCCTGGTCATCCACTCCCTGCAGCTGGTGAAGACGCTCGCGGTCGCATCCGGTGGTTGGCCCAGCAAGAAGATTGAGCCGCTGTGCGAGCTCTTGATGAACGCTTCCCGGTCCACGAACGAATTCATTACGATGGGTGCTTTTGAGGTGTTCGAGgtgatcttctccagcatggCCGATGAGTTTTCGTCCTCGAAGCTGCCCCGTCTCCTGGAGGCGATCACGGACTTGAAGCCTGCCCAGAACGATTCGCAGCTCCTGCCGCCATGGATTGCCGTGCTGTCCCGTGGTTACGATGTCTCTGCTCAGACCAGCCCCGAGGATACGTTTGAGAAGCTGCCCGCTTTGTTCAACATGGTTTCCGGCTATTTGGCCTCGCCCTCCAGCAACATCCGTGTGTCGGCATCTGAATGCTTGGTCTCGTTCTTGGCCAACTGCATCCCCAACAGCGTTATCATTGAGCCCTCTGTCTACGATGAGAAGACGCTCGAGAAGATCGCCAAGGCTGCTATGGATCTGCTTTCCGTAAAGTACCAGGCAGCATGGCGGGAAGTGTTCAACGTGTGTGCGGCTCTGTTCGACAGCTTCAAGTGGCGCTCTAGCCCTTTCTTGGATGATATTGTCAAGACGGTCGGAGAGCTCCGCAGCAACGAGTCTTTccagggaaagaaggaggcggaCAACGTCCTTGGTAGCGCGATTGAGGCCATGGGCCCTGCTGCAGTCCTGGAGATTCTGCCCTTGAATATTATTGAGCAGAAGAATGGCCAGCCTGGTCGCGTGTGGCTCCTCCCGGTTCTCCGCGACAACGTCACCAACACCGACCTTGCCCATTTCCGTTCTGAGTTCGTCCCTCTCAGTGAAGCTTTGTACCAGAAGGTCATGGAGTTCAGCGCCAGGGAGAAGGCCGTTGAAGTCAAGATCTTCGAAACTCTCGTTCAGCAGACGTGGGCTATCCTTCCAGGCTACTGTGAGCTTCCTCTGGATTTGACTGAGTCGTTCGACCAGAGCTTTGCGGAGCTCCTTTCCAACGTCCTCTACAAGCAGACCGACCTCCGTGTTGACATTTGCAGAGCTTTGCAGAATCTGGTGGAGTCGAACCAGGCCATCTTGTCCGTTGAggcggacgaggatgatctgATCCTCCAGCGTAGGATCACCAAGAAGGCAGCGGAAAAGAACGTTGCTCATCTTGCCGGTTTTGCCAGCAACTTGTTGGCGGTTCTGTTCAACGTGTACAGCCAAACTCTCCCACACTACAGAGGCTACATTCTCCAGTGTATCAATGCGTATCTGAGCATTGCCCCTGAGAAG GAGCTGAATGAGACGTTTGAACGTGTCACCTCGATGCTGGAGTCCTCGGTGGTTTCAGAGACTGAAACAGCCAAGCAGGGCAATCAGCAGACTGGTTCCGGTGACAAGATGCCGCCTACGTCGCACACTTTGATCGACCTGGTTATTGCTATGTCGATTTACCTGCCCCGCACCAGCTTCGCAAATCTGTTTGGCATAGCTGCGGCTATCCTCAACGGACAGACTGGTGATCAACAGCTGATCAAGAAGGCATACAAGCTGATCCCCCGTTTGGCCCAGACAGAGACTGGAAGCGCCGCGCTTCAAGAGCGCAGTTCGGAGCTGCAGGCGCTCATCCTGGGCACGGCGGATAAGACTCCTGCATCTGCTCGTCGGGATCGTATGCTGGCGATTTACGAACTCATCACCTACTTGCCGACCTCCGACCTGCACTTCATTCCATCCGTTCTCTCGGAAGTTGTTTTGGGCTGCAAGGAGAGCAATGAGAAGGCTCGGACAGCCTCGTTCGACCTGCTCATCCACCTGGCAAAGAGGACTAccgacgaagagaagaacccTGCCGGCACTAAGATCCGCAACTCCCTGGTGCCGCACATGCCTAATGATGCCCCTGATGCTCCCGCCACTATTGAGGAGTTCTTCACCATGGTGTCTGCCGGTCTGGCGGGTAGCTCGCCGCACATGGTTGCTGCCTCCGTCACAGCTCTGTCTCGGTTGTTCTTCGATTTCCACACTCAGATCCAACCTACCGTCCGGTCCGACTTGGTCCAGACCGTGGAGTTGTTCCTCACCAGCAACAATCGCGAGATTGTTCGGTCTGTGCTCGGCTTTGTCAAGGTCGCCGTGGTTGTTCTTCCCGATGAAGATCTCCGTGCGCGCCTCAGCTCCCTTGTTCCCAACCTGATGGTCTGGAGCAAGGAGCACAAGGGTCGTCTCCGCAGCAAGGTGAAGGGTATCCTTGATCGCCTTATCCGACGCTTCGGTGCCGCTCCTATCGAGGAGCTGGTTGGTGAGGCCGACCGGAAGCTGGTGGTCAACATCCGGAAGCTGCGCGAGAgacgcaagaagaagaagaacgccgAGCAGGATggcgaggacgatgaggagaatgatGAGCCCGctggacaagaagagaagagcggCCGGTCCTACAGCAACGCCTTCGACAAGGCCGTCTACGACTCCGACCTCGACTCTGACGACGACGCCAGTGAGATTGAcgtcgatgaggagggcgtCACTCATGCGCTCAAGGGCCGCAAGGGCAAGCGGTCCAACAAGCAGAGCGAGCAGTACATTCGTGAAATGTCCCCCGAAGACAACCCTCTCGACCTTCTCGCCCCCGATGCCCTGGCAAATATTTCCACCACCAAGCCTAGTGTCCGCTTCCTCAACACTGGCCCCGGTTCCCGGAAGAAGCGCAACGCGAAGGTCGATTCCGACGGCCGTCTCATCCTtggcgatgacgacgaggatgttgACATGTCCGCTGGCCTGGACAACAACGCTGGAGAGAGCGGCATCAACGCCTACGTGCAAGCCGTCAGCGGTCCCGACGCCGTCCGTCGCGGCCAACGTGGTAAGCTCAAGATGGCCCAgtcccagaagaagaagggcggtGACGATATGGACGTGGACgatgacaacgacaacaacgcCTCTGGCCCTGCCTCCCGGCCCGGCCCTGGCCGTCGTGGCCTAGGCATGCCCAAGACTCACGGTCCCAGCGGCGCCGGACGCATTCAAAAGCGCATGCCCATGCGTGGTCGCCCCGGTCGTGGTGGCAGCCGTGGTGGTAGCCGTGGTGGCGGCCGTGGCGGCGGTTTCCGTGTTGGCGGCAACCGGagataa
- the LSM1 gene encoding U6 snRNA-associated Sm-like protein LSm1 (COG:A;~EggNog:ENOG410PR4U;~InterPro:IPR034104,IPR010920,IPR001163;~PFAM:PF01423;~go_process: GO:0000956 - nuclear-transcribed mRNA catabolic process [Evidence IEA]), whose translation MPAPESNMERLPMNENPAGAHHGNAPQGFPPQNNTLGPMSQGPPQLPPQMFTTAAQLLDLTDKKLVLVLRDGRKLIGVLRSWDQFANLVLQDTIERLYAGNLYADIPRGIFLVRGENVLLLGEIDLDKEDDIPPHIQRASFQEVFELKKKEDGARKVGDKKRHGKLQTLGFEPEHSGEILF comes from the exons ATGCCCGCCCCTGAATCAAACATGGAACGCCTCCCAATGAATGAAAACCCGGCCGGTGCCCACCATGGCAATGCGCCGCAGGGCTTCCCCCCGCAGAACAACACGCTCGGACCCATGTCGCAAGGTCCCCCGCAATTACCGCCGCAGATGTTCACCACCGCTGCCCAGCTGTTGGATTTGACGGATA AGAAGCTAGTTCTAGTCCTTCGAGACGGGCGGAAGTTGATCGGAGTTCTGAGAAGCTGGGATCAGTTCG caaaCCTCGTCCTTCAGGATACCATTGAACGTCTATATGCTGGCAACCTCTACGCCGATATCCCGCGCGGTATATTTCTCGTTCGGGGTGAGAATGTCTTGCTTCTTGGTGAAATC GATCtcgacaaagaagatgacaTCCCCCCTCATATCCAGCGAGCGTCGTTCCAGGAAGTGTttgagctgaagaagaaggaagacggaGCCCGGAAAGTTGGCGACAAGAAACGCCATGGGAAGCTCCAGACGCTGGGCTTTGAGCCGGAGCATAGCGGAGAGATACTGTTTTAG